One part of the Rutidosis leptorrhynchoides isolate AG116_Rl617_1_P2 chromosome 1, CSIRO_AGI_Rlap_v1, whole genome shotgun sequence genome encodes these proteins:
- the LOC139883214 gene encoding uncharacterized protein isoform X4, translated as MLNQVCHQNNFNCRILLFYFHSQLKKGNQECKVMVKVHYVWKKFFKSNPTKPSSLEMVLLDHEGNKIRAGMEKEVIHYFEKTFTEGGYNIGMGS; from the exons ATGTTAAATCAAGTCTGCCATCAAAATAATTTCAACTGCAGGATCCTTCTGTTTTATTTTCACAGTCAG CTGAAAAAAGGAAACCAGGAGTGCAAGGTGATGGTAAAAGTACACTATGTCTGGAAGAAATTCTTTAAGTCTAATCCAACTAAGCCATCCTCACTTGAGATGGTTTTGCTTGATCATGAG GGAAACAAAATTAGAGCTGGTATGGAAAAGGAAGTTATTCACTATTTTGAGAAAACATTCACTGAAG GTGGGTACAATATAGGTATGGGAAGCTAA
- the LOC139883214 gene encoding uncharacterized protein isoform X3, producing the protein MLNQVCHQNNFNCRILLFYFHSQLKKGNQECKVMVKVHYVWKKFFKSNPTKPSSLEMVLLDHEGNKIRAGMEKEVIHYFEKTFTEGRFLILSNFKVIDSTDDYVKFINNPYKIMINKNQTKVGTI; encoded by the exons ATGTTAAATCAAGTCTGCCATCAAAATAATTTCAACTGCAGGATCCTTCTGTTTTATTTTCACAGTCAG CTGAAAAAAGGAAACCAGGAGTGCAAGGTGATGGTAAAAGTACACTATGTCTGGAAGAAATTCTTTAAGTCTAATCCAACTAAGCCATCCTCACTTGAGATGGTTTTGCTTGATCATGAG GGAAACAAAATTAGAGCTGGTATGGAAAAGGAAGTTATTCACTATTTTGAGAAAACATTCACTGAAGGTCGTTTTTTGATTCTGAGTAATTTCAAAGTCATCGACTCTACTGATGACTATGTGAAGTTCATCAACAATCCTTACAAGATTATGATCAATAAGAATCAAACTAAG GTGGGTACAATATAG
- the LOC139883263 gene encoding probable RNA-dependent RNA polymerase 5: MTEVQLPFAVDRLIEEICVQKFLPLPDATARRSLSEIDEKSAIDVLKRISLTAKTINNLNGYILYMVKKYGSIANGDAESIRCSSPQYPSSPCSSTSSNSHISAFYGSPTCKQFLESPSYSNGTPVQQQQQRSGLSCSSLKDSLPNYVPSASYNVSPYVKRNVSSPSFSYPVQTEPLTPVNPFTPNNLSGTRNLKISQQSLILSKLEFRKLFMVHSYIGCNKLEDAISVEDAVKINYMKNKPMFDFEEWMWSNFGRSHCQLCDRAMYLDWDCGKTHLYTCHVSSDGGCQFKGPYLDTKKTHLQRAIGDENVLIVRFAEGSDPYNIFTSRHYEKIAESGILVGLSCYRLFVFKDGSKERHNKNGIEYDKKATNGSKKCYFIRRESIAPWDDKHSLLMNYETIHDVRCLFMHVHMVPTMAKYIARFSLILSTTIKLQVDLSSVTVEEIDDIPCIDENGCIVRDEDGEPLIQTDGTGFISEDLAVLVPKDFNDAKYMKNKNYENFDHVETDTGSTALRGNEMFIREPPLLIQCRLFHEGSAVKGTLLVNKKLGPRTIQVRKHSMIKVKKDPRLCHVESFDSLEVVSVSHKPKEAKLSKYLIALLSIGGVPDEFFLEILERTLKDTQRVCVDPRAAFRVANIYQHIDDGGISLEMFGACIPLNEPYFQHRLTQLAKEERKGLGEGKLPISDSFYLIGTTDPTGILNRDEVCVVLENGQISGKVLVYRNPGLHFGDIHVLNACYVKELEDYIGNSRYGIFFSTKGKRSVANEIATGDFDGDLYWVSKNHQLLQHFKPSEPWTRSYSTPNAPSYKPSDFSSQELERELFRQLFSAKTHSIAAGITADNWLAFVDRYLILQDNNDTDEKYAIKNKMLKLIDLYYDALDAPKTGKKVNIPKDLIATRYPHHMGRQPKYHSTSILGLIYDAFQSCKNEKLPAQEIWKLPYFNRSIPNSCLNLWAKRYDEYRRDMSNALIHNDLSRNDAANSVNQKYKKMLYGAPDFKDTTRNIEHVYDEALAIYHVTYDYAKSRKDIGKCGFAWKVAGSALCAYHRKRHCMMTGEREITFVSSAFNSIF, translated from the exons ATGACAGAGGTACAGCTTCCGTTTGCGGTCGACCGTTTGATTGAAGAAATATGCGTCCAGAAGTTTCTTCCGTTACCGGACGCTACCGCTCGGAGATCACTTTCAGAAATCGATGAAAAGTCTGCAATCGATGTATtaaaaagaataagtttgactgcaaaaactattaataatttaaacggTTACATTTTATATATGGTCAAAAAATACGGATCAATAGCTAATGGTGATGCAGAAAGTATTCGTTGTTCATCGCCACAGTATCCATCTTCACCTTGTTCTTCCACTTCTTCTAATTCTCACA TAAGTGCATTCTATGGTTCTCCGACTTGCAAGCAGTTTTTAGAGTCACCTAGCTATTCTAATGGTACTCcagttcaacaacaacaacaacgttcAGGCTTATCTTGTTCTAGTTTGAAAGATTCACTTCCTAATTACGTGCCAAGTGCCAGCTACAATGTCTCACCGTACGTAAAGCGAAATGTTAGCTCACCTAGTTTTAGTTATCCTGTCCAAACGGAACCTTTGACACCAGTTAATCCTTTCACTCCAAACAACTTAAGTGGCACGAGGAACTTAAAAATAAGCCAGCAGTCACTGATTCTATCTAAGCTGGAATTCCGGAAATTGTTCATGGTTCATAGTTACATTGGATG CAATAAGCTGGAGGATGCTATCTCTGTGGaagatgcagtcaaaataaattacATGAAAAATAAGCCAATGTTTGATTTTGAGGAATGGATGTGGAGCAATTTTGGCCGCAGTCACTGCCAACTGTGTGATAGAGCGATG TATCTTGATTGGGATTGCGGGAAGACGCACCTATATACTTGTCATGTGTCTTCTGATGGAGGTTGCCAGTTTAAG GGTCCATATCTTGATACGAAAAAAACTCACCTACAAAGGGCAATTGGAGACGAAAATGTATTGATTGTTAGATTTGCTGAAGGTTCTGACCCGTATAACATATTTACTAGTAGACATTATGAAAAGATTGCAGAGTCAGGGATCCTTGTAGGGCTGAGTTGTTATCGGCTTTTTG TCTTTAAAGATGGAAGCAAAGAAAGGCataataagaatggaatagagtACGATAAAAAGGCAACGAACGGATCCAAAAAATGCTACTTTATTAGAAGAGAATCTATTGCACCTTGGGATGATAAACACTCTTTACTAATGAACTATGAAACGATCCATGATGTACGATGTCTCTTTATGCATGTTCATATGGTTCCTACCATGGCCAAGTACATTGCTAG GTTTTCGCTTATCCTATCGACAACGATAAAGCTCCAAGTTGATCTATCTTCAGTTACAGTAGAAGAAATTGATGACATTCCTTGCATT GATGAAAATGGTTGTATTGTGCGGGATGAAGATGGTGAACCACTGATACAGACAGATGGAACCGGATTCATATCTGAAGATCTAGCCGTATTAGTCCCAAAGGATTTTAATGAtgccaagtacatgaaaaataaaaattatgaG AACTTTGACCATGTTGAAACTGATACTGGGTCAACAGCTCTTAGAGGAAACGAGATGTTTATTAGAGAACCG CCTTTGCTGATCCAATGTCGTTTGTTTCATGAGGGTTCTGCTGTAAAAGGAACACTGCTTGTCAATAAGAAG CTTGGACCAAGAACAATTCAGGTCAGAAAACATTCAATGATCAAGGTTAAGAAAGATCCAAGATTGTGTCATGTAGAATCATTCGACTCTTTGGAAGTAGTTTCTGTAAG TCATAAACCTAAGGAAGCTAAACTATCaaagtatttaattgcacttctaagcaTTGGAGGTGTACCCGATGAATTCTTTTTGGAAATACTAGAAAGAACATTGAAAGATACTCAAAGAGTATGTGTTGATCCACGTGCAGCGTTTCGAG TCGCCAACATTTATCAACACATAGATGATGGTGGAATAAGTTTGGAAATGTTTGGAGCCTGTATACCTCTTAACGAACCATACTTTCAGCACCGTTTAACTCAGTTGGCTAAAGAAGAAAGAAAGGGGCTCGGTGAAGGAAAACTCCCAATTAGTGACAGCTTCTATCTAATTGGAACAACTGATCCTACAGGAATCTTGAACAGGGATGAAGTTTGCGTTGTTCT TGAGAATGGGCAAATATCTGGGAAGGTACTTGTGTACAGGAACCCGGGCCTTCATTTTGGAGATATACATGTTTTAAATGCGTGTTATGTGAAGGAATTGGAAGATTATATCGGAAATAGTAGATATGGCATATTCTTTTCCACAAAAGGCAAAAGATCAGTTGCAAATGAAATTGCAACTGGTGATTTCGATGGGGATCTCTATTGGgtctccaagaaccatcag CTGTTACAACACTTTAAACCAAGTGAGCCATGGACACGTAGTTACTCAACACCAAACGCACCTAGTTATAAACCGAGTGATTTTTCATCTCAAGAATTAGAGCGTGAGTTGTTTAGACAACTGTTTTCGGCCAAAACGCACAG TATTGCAGCTGGGATCACAGCTGATAATTGGTTGGCGTTTGTGGATCGGTATCTGATATTGCAAGACAATAATGACACTGATGAAAAGTATGCTATCAAAAACAAGATGTTGAAGCTGATCGACTTGTACTATGATGCTTTGGATGCCCCTAAAACTGGCAAAAAG GTTAATATTCCTAAAGATTTAATAGCAACTCGTTATCCTCATCATATGGGTCGACAACCGAAGTATCATTCCACTTCTATACTTGGATTGATTTATGATGCATTTCAGAGCTGTAAAAATGAGAAGTTACCGGCTCAAG AGATCTGGAAGTTACCTTATTTCAACCGCAGCATACCCAATTCGTGTTTGAATCTGTGGGCCAAAAGATACGATGAATATAGACGAGATATGTCAAACGCCTTGATACACAATGATCTATCAAGAAATGATGCTGCAAACAGTGTGAATCAAAAGTATAAGAAG ATGCTATATGGTGCACCTGATTTCAAAGATACCACAAGAAACATTGAGCATGTGTATGATGAAGCTCTGGCCATCTACCATGTGACTTATGACTATGCGAAAAGTCGAAAAGATATTGGAAAATGTGGGTTTGCATGGAAAGTTGCTGGTTCTGCCCTTTGTGCATATCATCGAAAGAGACACTGTATGATGACTGGAGAAAGAGAAATTAcatttgtttcctctgcatttaattctATATTTTAA
- the LOC139883214 gene encoding uncharacterized protein isoform X2, producing the protein MATHETFTLLNQLKKGNQECKVMVKVHYVWKKFFKSNPTKPSSLEMVLLDHEGNKIRAGMEKEVIHYFEKTFTEGRFLILSNFKVIDSTDDYVKFINNPYKIMINKNQTKVHKCADFVSVTHPFMLLSAQS; encoded by the exons ATGGCTACTCATGAAACATTCACCCTTCTTAATCAGCTGAAAAAAGGAAACCAGGAGTGCAAGGTGATGGTAAAAGTACACTATGTCTGGAAGAAATTCTTTAAGTCTAATCCAACTAAGCCATCCTCACTTGAGATGGTTTTGCTTGATCATGAG GGAAACAAAATTAGAGCTGGTATGGAAAAGGAAGTTATTCACTATTTTGAGAAAACATTCACTGAAGGTCGTTTTTTGATTCTGAGTAATTTCAAAGTCATCGACTCTACTGATGACTATGTGAAGTTCATCAACAATCCTTACAAGATTATGATCAATAAGAATCAAACTAAGGTTCACAAATGTGCTGACTTCGTATCTGTTACACACCCTTTTATGTTGTTAAGTGCACAATCCTGA
- the LOC139883214 gene encoding uncharacterized protein isoform X1 translates to MLNQVCHQNNFNCRILLFYFHSQLKKGNQECKVMVKVHYVWKKFFKSNPTKPSSLEMVLLDHEGNKIRAGMEKEVIHYFEKTFTEGRFLILSNFKVIDSTDDYVKFINNPYKIMINKNQTKVHKCADFVSVTHPFMLLSAQS, encoded by the exons ATGTTAAATCAAGTCTGCCATCAAAATAATTTCAACTGCAGGATCCTTCTGTTTTATTTTCACAGTCAG CTGAAAAAAGGAAACCAGGAGTGCAAGGTGATGGTAAAAGTACACTATGTCTGGAAGAAATTCTTTAAGTCTAATCCAACTAAGCCATCCTCACTTGAGATGGTTTTGCTTGATCATGAG GGAAACAAAATTAGAGCTGGTATGGAAAAGGAAGTTATTCACTATTTTGAGAAAACATTCACTGAAGGTCGTTTTTTGATTCTGAGTAATTTCAAAGTCATCGACTCTACTGATGACTATGTGAAGTTCATCAACAATCCTTACAAGATTATGATCAATAAGAATCAAACTAAGGTTCACAAATGTGCTGACTTCGTATCTGTTACACACCCTTTTATGTTGTTAAGTGCACAATCCTGA